GAACCACTTTTTTGCTATGACATGAGGGACAGAACCAACGACCACGGCATGAGAACGCAAGCAGATATTCATGATGACAGTCAGGACAGCAAACACGAGCGAACCCTTCATGCAGATCACCACACTCCAGATAATTGTTGACGACATGAGGGACCACCGCCCGGTAGAAACCGTAGTCACGAGCAAAGCGTCGGTCATAACAGGATTCGAACTCGGCAAAGTGCGTATTCAGTAACTGCCAGAGTGGCGATTCCTGCGGATTTCTCGGATGGTATATTTTCGCCTGGCTATTTATTTCCATTGTGGCACCTGAGACAA
Above is a genomic segment from Desulfatirhabdium butyrativorans DSM 18734 containing:
- a CDS encoding transposase zinc-binding domain-containing protein, whose amino-acid sequence is MEINSQAKIYHPRNPQESPLWQLLNTHFAEFESCYDRRFARDYGFYRAVVPHVVNNYLECGDLHEGFARVCCPDCHHEYLLAFSCRGRWFCPSCHSKKVV